A DNA window from Polynucleobacter sp. AP-Titi-500A-B4 contains the following coding sequences:
- a CDS encoding monovalent cation:proton antiporter family protein yields MPSVLQLTLILLAAGVAGVVIFRYFGLPPILGYLAIGVLIGPNALALANDSSTVKYLAEFGVVFLMFSIGLEFNLHKLRSMRTIVFGLGGSQVVLTMLLAVPASLLMNWIYPISWQAAIALGGALAMSSTAIVTKLLSDRSELETEHGRNVVGILLFQDLAVVFLLILIPSLGKNPTDLLVALTAASIKITVALALIFFIGQSLMSRWFRLVAKLRSQELFMLNLLLIVLGMAGLTEHFGLSLALGAFLAGMLISETPYRHQVEEDVKPFRDVLLGLFFITIGMLLDFNVIREQWILVVALLIGPLVFKFGLIALLSRVFGSSTGISIRTGLCLAQAGEFGFVLLTQIDGLDLIDPILSQAVLAAMLLSMFCAPFLVEYSDRIAMRFSSNEWLLQSLALTRVAAKSVRNENHVIICGFGRSGQSLARMLDQEKIPYIALDLDPDRVKEAAAAGDNVVYGDASRENYLIAAGLSRAKTVVITYADTAASLRVLRQVERLRPGMTVLVRTRDDADIAKLQAAGATEVVPELIEGSLMIASHVLLIMGVPMRKVVRRITTAREERYSLLRGYFRGAGDDDFGSNESWRLHSITLLPNSQAVGKTLDELDLGSVGISVQAVRRKGLNADYAKLVLTPELQLQANDILVVSGNSEATDLAEAKLL; encoded by the coding sequence ATGCCGTCAGTCCTTCAATTAACTCTCATTCTCCTAGCCGCTGGTGTGGCTGGAGTAGTTATTTTCCGCTATTTTGGCTTACCCCCTATTTTGGGCTATTTGGCCATTGGCGTGCTGATTGGACCCAATGCCCTGGCTTTAGCGAACGACTCCTCAACGGTCAAGTATTTGGCTGAATTTGGGGTGGTTTTCTTAATGTTCTCGATTGGCCTGGAATTTAATCTGCATAAGCTGAGATCAATGCGCACGATCGTATTTGGTCTTGGCGGCAGTCAGGTTGTTTTGACGATGTTGTTAGCAGTGCCGGCTAGCCTGTTAATGAATTGGATTTACCCTATTTCTTGGCAGGCAGCGATTGCTTTGGGTGGCGCCTTAGCAATGTCTTCCACTGCGATTGTGACCAAGCTCCTCTCAGATCGTTCTGAATTAGAAACGGAGCATGGTCGAAATGTTGTTGGTATTTTGCTATTCCAAGATTTGGCAGTGGTCTTTTTATTGATCTTGATTCCTTCCTTAGGAAAAAATCCAACAGATCTCTTGGTTGCTCTGACTGCAGCCTCCATCAAAATTACCGTTGCTCTGGCCTTGATCTTCTTTATTGGCCAATCGCTCATGAGTCGCTGGTTTAGATTAGTTGCGAAGTTGCGTTCACAAGAGTTGTTCATGCTCAACCTCTTGTTGATTGTGCTCGGTATGGCAGGCCTAACAGAGCACTTTGGTTTGTCTCTAGCGCTCGGTGCGTTTTTGGCAGGTATGTTGATTTCAGAAACACCGTATCGTCACCAGGTTGAAGAAGATGTCAAACCATTCCGTGATGTGTTGCTAGGACTCTTCTTTATTACGATTGGCATGTTGCTTGACTTCAATGTCATTCGTGAGCAGTGGATTTTGGTGGTAGCGCTATTGATTGGCCCCTTGGTCTTTAAGTTTGGCTTGATCGCACTACTCTCTAGAGTCTTTGGGTCTAGCACTGGCATCTCCATTAGAACGGGCTTGTGTCTTGCTCAAGCTGGCGAATTCGGATTCGTATTGCTCACTCAAATTGATGGTTTGGATTTGATTGATCCTATTCTGAGTCAAGCTGTTCTGGCAGCAATGTTGCTATCAATGTTCTGTGCTCCCTTCTTAGTAGAGTACAGCGATCGGATTGCGATGCGCTTCTCCAGTAATGAGTGGTTATTGCAATCGCTTGCATTGACACGTGTTGCAGCAAAAAGTGTACGTAATGAAAATCATGTGATCATCTGCGGCTTTGGTCGTTCAGGACAAAGCTTGGCTCGCATGCTCGATCAGGAAAAGATTCCTTATATTGCTTTGGATTTAGATCCTGATCGCGTAAAGGAGGCTGCCGCTGCTGGCGATAATGTGGTGTATGGCGATGCAAGCCGTGAAAACTATTTAATCGCCGCTGGCCTCTCTAGAGCAAAGACTGTTGTCATTACCTATGCTGATACTGCTGCGAGTTTGCGTGTGCTTCGTCAAGTTGAACGTTTGCGTCCTGGTATGACAGTGCTGGTTCGAACTAGAGATGATGCAGATATTGCTAAATTGCAAGCAGCCGGGGCCACCGAAGTAGTTCCCGAGTTGATTGAGGGCAGCCTCATGATTGCATCCCATGTCTTATTGATTATGGGCGTCCCAATGCGTAAGGTAGTGAGACGCATTACAACTGCGCGCGAAGAGCGCTATAGCTTATTACGTGGTTATTTCCGGGGTGCGGGTGATGATGACTTTGGTTCAAATGAATCTTGGCGTTTGCATTCGATTACTTTGTTACCGAATTCCCAAGCGGTTGGAAAAACATTGGACGAGCTTGACCTCGGGAGCGTGGGCATCAGTGTTCAGGCAGTTCGTCGCAAGGGGTTAAATGCAGACTATGCAAAACTGGTATTGACACCAGAATTACAACTGCAGGCTAACGATATTTTGGTGGTCTCAGGTAATTCAGAGGCGACCGACTTGGCCGAAGCTAAATTACTCTGA